CTGGTCAGGCGGGCCAAACACACGCTGAATCGCCTGCGCTTCGCTCGCATCATTGAGCGGGGTGCCGGTGCCATGCAGGTTGATGTAATCCACGGCGTTGGTGGAAATCCCGGCCACCGCCAGGGCTTCTTCCATCAAGCGCGCCAGCGAATGCCCCGCAGGGTCCATGCCGGCTCGATCATAGGCTTCGGCGCCCAGGGCCCAACCGGCCAGACGGCCGTAAATCCGCGCTCCACGGCGTTGCGCCGAGGCCAGCGTTTCCAGCACCAGGAAGCCCGCTCCTTCACCCAGCGCGGTGCCATTGCGCTGCCGGTCAAAAGGACGGCAGGCTTGGGTGGGATCTGGATGATGGGCCAGGAGGCCGGCGGTATCGAAACCTTGCAAGACCACCGGATGCAGCGGGGCTTCCATGCCGCCCACCAGCATGACCTCGGCGGCGCCGGTGAGCAGTTGCTGGGCAGCCAGCGCCATGGCGGTGGCGGAGGAGGCGCAGGTGGCGGAGACGGCCAGCATGGGCCCTTGCAATTGCAAATGCAGGGACAAGGCGCCGCTCAGGTGGGCCATGGTGGTGGCGGCAATGAGTGAGGGCGGGGCCAGTCCTTTTTGCAGCGATGCAAAGGCTTTTTCCCAGATTTCCACCGTGCCGCGGGAGGAAGCGGTAATCACTCCCCGGCGGTGCGGTGGGGGACTGACTTCCGGCAACCGCGCGTCGTGCCAGGCTTCGAGCGCAGCCGCAAAACCCAATTTGGCCGAGCGGTCCAATTTGCGCGCCGCGGGTGGTGTCGGGGGCAGGGGGCTGACCCGGCAGACGGCGGACGGCGCGCAGTCCGGATGACAGGGATTGTGCCAGGCTACGGCCAGCGAGCGCCCGGCCTGCACGGCCGCCCAGAGCGCCTCCACTCCCGCCCCGGCGGCGGTAAGGGCGCCGCGTCCGGTGATGACCACCGGATTATCGCGTAATAATTGAGCCAGCATCGTCACCTGTCACCGAAAAAGGTTAACTCACAGCCGCCATTCACGCAGGGAAGTTTTTCGTCCGCTCCCGGCGGCCCAATGAAATACCCTTGCCTCTGGCTGGTGGCAAGCAAGGGAATGGTCCTGCACGGCGCCGATACCTGCTTGAACGGCTGCAATTTCCTGCAATAGACGAGCTGGGAATACAACGCCGCATGAATAGCCGCAGGCGCATTCCATTCCGGGGCAAGGCCCACCGTGAGGCGCGCCCGGCGTAAGAAGGCGTTTTCCGGGCTGGACAAATTGTCCAAAAAGGGCCACACATGAGAACGTCGCATGTGCACAGTGAATACCTCGCCTATACGTGTGTTAATCGTGGATGACCACGAACTGGTGCGCGTGGGTTTGCGGGCCGTGTTGGGACGCTATCCCCATGTGGCCGTGGTCGGCGAAGCGGCCAACGTCCAACAAGGCGTGCAAGAAGCTCTGACGCTCAAGCCGGATGTCATTCTGATGGACGTTCGCATGAGCGACGGCACGGGCTTCGACGCCTGCCGGCAATTGCGCCAACACAATTTGGACAGTCGTGTCCTGTTTTTGACCTCGTACAGTGATGACGAGGTGTTGATGCAGGCGGTGATGGTGGAGGCCGATGGCTTTCTGCTCAAGGATGTGCATCCCGATGAACTCGTGGCGGCCATTGAAAAGGTGCATGCCGGCCAGTCCATTCTGGACCCGGCGGTCACGCGGCGGGTGTTTGAACAACTGAAACGGGGCGTCTCGCAAAGCGCTCCCACGCCCCTCGACCAGCTTTCTGCTCAGGAAAAACGAGTTCTTGCCCTGGTTGCCGAAGGCAAGACCAACAAGGAGATAGGCCTGGCGCTGGGGTTGAGCGACAAGACAGTCAAAAACTACCTGGCCAATGCGATGGAAAAACTTCAAATCAACCGTCGCAGTCAGGCTGCGGCACTATTTGCCCAGCATCACGGCACTAAAGGCAGGTCCTAAATTCCCTACCGGGCTAGGGACATAATTTTCTCCGCTTATCTCTAGCCATTTTTCATTGTTCTAAGCAGCTTGTTATCAAGGGGTTTGGTGTATGCCGCCTTGCGGCGGGAGCTCGCAAGGCGAGTCTGCGGCAGGCCGATTGCTTTTACAATTTTTGCAATGTTAAAATGAAAGTTCAGTCGCACATGAAACGGTGGGTGCAAGGTGGCGGACGTCGCTGCGGCCAAGCCTATACCTTGGTGGAAATCATGGTGGCCACCGCCATCATCGGCATTTCCTTCGTGAGCTTTTACGCCGGCATCACGGCCGGGGTGCAGGTGATTCAACTGGCTCGCGAGAACCTGCGGGCCACACAAATCCTGGTGGAGCGCATGGAAACCCTGCGCATCAAGACGTGGGAGCAGGTAACCAATGGCGTGGATGTGCCCACGACGTTCACGGAGGATTTTTATCCCAAACGCGCCAGCAACCGGGGCATCACCTATTATGGCAGCTTGAGCGTATCCAATGTGGATTTGCGGACCAACTACGATGATGAATTGCGGTTGGTCACCATTTCCCTCACCTGGACCAACGGCGGCGTGCCGCGCGTGCGCACCATGCGCAGCTACGTCGCCCGCAACGGTATGCAAAATTATGTTTTCTAAAACTACACCGCCCGCGTCCCGCCGGGGCTTCACGCTGCCGGAGGTCTTGATTACGATGGCCATCGCCAGCATCACCATGGCCGCGCTGGCCAGCCTTGCCCTGTACACCGGCCGCAGCTTTGCCTCGCTGGCCAACTACGTGGACCTGGACAACCGCAGCCGCACGGCGCTGG
This is a stretch of genomic DNA from Fontisphaera persica. It encodes these proteins:
- a CDS encoding type IV pilus modification PilV family protein translates to MKRWVQGGGRRCGQAYTLVEIMVATAIIGISFVSFYAGITAGVQVIQLARENLRATQILVERMETLRIKTWEQVTNGVDVPTTFTEDFYPKRASNRGITYYGSLSVSNVDLRTNYDDELRLVTISLTWTNGGVPRVRTMRSYVARNGMQNYVF
- a CDS encoding beta-ketoacyl-[acyl-carrier-protein] synthase family protein codes for the protein MLAQLLRDNPVVITGRGALTAAGAGVEALWAAVQAGRSLAVAWHNPCHPDCAPSAVCRVSPLPPTPPAARKLDRSAKLGFAAALEAWHDARLPEVSPPPHRRGVITASSRGTVEIWEKAFASLQKGLAPPSLIAATTMAHLSGALSLHLQLQGPMLAVSATCASSATAMALAAQQLLTGAAEVMLVGGMEAPLHPVVLQGFDTAGLLAHHPDPTQACRPFDRQRNGTALGEGAGFLVLETLASAQRRGARIYGRLAGWALGAEAYDRAGMDPAGHSLARLMEEALAVAGISTNAVDYINLHGTGTPLNDASEAQAIQRVFGPPDQQPPSSSTKPVFGHCMGAGAALEAIICLEAQRRQLLPRAVNCPQPDPQCPLALAQTPHPPRPLRTTLNLSAGFWGAQAAMVLQAAP
- a CDS encoding response regulator → MDDHELVRVGLRAVLGRYPHVAVVGEAANVQQGVQEALTLKPDVILMDVRMSDGTGFDACRQLRQHNLDSRVLFLTSYSDDEVLMQAVMVEADGFLLKDVHPDELVAAIEKVHAGQSILDPAVTRRVFEQLKRGVSQSAPTPLDQLSAQEKRVLALVAEGKTNKEIGLALGLSDKTVKNYLANAMEKLQINRRSQAAALFAQHHGTKGRS